Proteins encoded together in one Eubalaena glacialis isolate mEubGla1 chromosome 7, mEubGla1.1.hap2.+ XY, whole genome shotgun sequence window:
- the GMPPB gene encoding mannose-1-phosphate guanyltransferase beta isoform X2 — MKALILVGGYGTRLRPLTLSIPKPLVDFCNKPILLHQVEALAAAGVDHVILAVSYMSQVLEKEMKAQEQRLGIRISMSHEEEPLGTAGPLALARDLLSETADPFFVLNSDVICDFPFQAMVQFHRHHGQEGSILSPCTQVTKVEEPSKYGVVVCEADTGRIHRFVEKPQVFVSNKINAGMYILSPAVLRRIQLQPTSIEKEIFPVMAKEGQLYAMELQGFWMDIGQPKDFLTGMCLFLQSLRQKQPEQLCSGPGIVGNVLVDPSARIGENCSIGPNVSLGPGVVVEDGVCIRRCTVLRDAHIRSHSWLESCIVGWRCRVGQWVRMENVTVLGEDVIVNDELYLNGASVLPHKSIGESVPEPRIIM, encoded by the exons ATGAAGGCACTGATTTTGGTGGGCGGCTATGGGACGCGCCTGCGGCCGCTGACACTAAGCATCCCGAAGCCGCTGGTGGACTTCTGCAATAAGCCCATCTTGCTGCACCAAGTGGAGGCGCTGGCCGCG GCCGGCGTGGACCACGTGATTCTGGCTGTGAGCTATATGTCTCAGGTGCTGGAGAAGGAAATGAAGGCGCAGGAGCAAAGG ctAGGAATCCGAATCTCTATGTCCCATGAAGAGGAGCCTTTAGGGACAG CTGGGCCCCTGGCACTGGCCCGTGACTTGCTCTCTGAGACTGCAGACCCTTTTTTCGTCCTCAACAGTGACGTGATCTGCGATTTCCCCTTTCAAGCCATGGTGCAGTTCCACCGACACCATGGCCAGGAGGGCTCAATTCTG TCCCCCTGCACTCAGGTGACCAAAGTGGAGGAACCCTCTAAGTACGGTGTGGTGGTGTGTGAGGCGGACACAGGCCGCATTCACCGGTTCGTGGAGAAGCCGCAGGTGTTTGTGTCCAACAAGATCAACGCAGGCATGTACATCCTGAGCCCTGCAGTGCTACGGCGCATCCAG CTGCAGCCCACATCCATTGAGAAGGAGATCTTCCCTGTCATGGCCAAGGAGGGGCAGCTCTATGCCATGGAGTTGCAGG GCTTCTGGATGGACATTGGGCAGCCCAAGGATTTCCTCACTGGCATGTGCCTCTTCCTGCAGTCGCTGCGACAGAAGCAGCCTGAGCAACTGTGCTCAGGTCCTGGCATTGTGGGCAACGTGCTGGTG GACCCAAGTGCCCGTATTGGCGAAAACTGCAGCATTGGCCCCAACGTGAGTCTGGGTCCTGGTGTGGTGGTGGAGGATGGTGTGTGCATTCGGCGGTGCACGGTGCTGCGAGACGCCCACATTCGCTCCCACTCCTGGCTGGAGTCCTGCATTGTAGGCTGGCGCTGCCGCGTGGGCCAGTGG gtgCGCATGGAGAACGTGACAGTGCTGGGTGAGGACGTCATAGTTAACGACGAGCTCTACCTCAACGGGGCCAGTGTGCTGCCCCACAAGTCTATTGGTGAGTCGGTGCCGGAGCCCCGCATCATCATGTGA
- the GMPPB gene encoding mannose-1-phosphate guanyltransferase beta isoform X3, with protein sequence MKALILVGGYGTRLRPLTLSIPKPLVDFCNKPILLHQVEALAAAGVDHVILAVSYMSQVLEKEMKAQEQRLGIRISMSHEEEPLGTAGPLALARDLLSETADPFFVLNSDVICDFPFQAMVQFHRHHGQEGSILVTKVEEPSKYGVVVCEADTGRIHRFVEKPQVFVSNKINAGMYILSPAVLRRIQLQPTSIEKEIFPVMAKEGQLYAMELQGFWMDIGQPKDFLTGMCLFLQSLRQKQPEQLCSGPGIVGNVLVDPSARIGENCSIGPNVSLGPGVVVEDGVCIRRCTVLRDAHIRSHSWLESCIVGWRCRVGQWVRMENVTVLGEDVIVNDELYLNGASVLPHKSIGESVPEPRIIM encoded by the exons ATGAAGGCACTGATTTTGGTGGGCGGCTATGGGACGCGCCTGCGGCCGCTGACACTAAGCATCCCGAAGCCGCTGGTGGACTTCTGCAATAAGCCCATCTTGCTGCACCAAGTGGAGGCGCTGGCCGCG GCCGGCGTGGACCACGTGATTCTGGCTGTGAGCTATATGTCTCAGGTGCTGGAGAAGGAAATGAAGGCGCAGGAGCAAAGG ctAGGAATCCGAATCTCTATGTCCCATGAAGAGGAGCCTTTAGGGACAG CTGGGCCCCTGGCACTGGCCCGTGACTTGCTCTCTGAGACTGCAGACCCTTTTTTCGTCCTCAACAGTGACGTGATCTGCGATTTCCCCTTTCAAGCCATGGTGCAGTTCCACCGACACCATGGCCAGGAGGGCTCAATTCTG GTGACCAAAGTGGAGGAACCCTCTAAGTACGGTGTGGTGGTGTGTGAGGCGGACACAGGCCGCATTCACCGGTTCGTGGAGAAGCCGCAGGTGTTTGTGTCCAACAAGATCAACGCAGGCATGTACATCCTGAGCCCTGCAGTGCTACGGCGCATCCAG CTGCAGCCCACATCCATTGAGAAGGAGATCTTCCCTGTCATGGCCAAGGAGGGGCAGCTCTATGCCATGGAGTTGCAGG GCTTCTGGATGGACATTGGGCAGCCCAAGGATTTCCTCACTGGCATGTGCCTCTTCCTGCAGTCGCTGCGACAGAAGCAGCCTGAGCAACTGTGCTCAGGTCCTGGCATTGTGGGCAACGTGCTGGTG GACCCAAGTGCCCGTATTGGCGAAAACTGCAGCATTGGCCCCAACGTGAGTCTGGGTCCTGGTGTGGTGGTGGAGGATGGTGTGTGCATTCGGCGGTGCACGGTGCTGCGAGACGCCCACATTCGCTCCCACTCCTGGCTGGAGTCCTGCATTGTAGGCTGGCGCTGCCGCGTGGGCCAGTGG gtgCGCATGGAGAACGTGACAGTGCTGGGTGAGGACGTCATAGTTAACGACGAGCTCTACCTCAACGGGGCCAGTGTGCTGCCCCACAAGTCTATTGGTGAGTCGGTGCCGGAGCCCCGCATCATCATGTGA
- the GMPPB gene encoding mannose-1-phosphate guanyltransferase beta isoform X1 — protein MKALILVGGYGTRLRPLTLSIPKPLVDFCNKPILLHQVEALAAAGVDHVILAVSYMSQVLEKEMKAQEQRLGIRISMSHEEEPLGTAGPLALARDLLSETADPFFVLNSDVICDFPFQAMVQFHRHHGQEGSILPVKFRTTCVSRLRSTGLGLKSPCTQVTKVEEPSKYGVVVCEADTGRIHRFVEKPQVFVSNKINAGMYILSPAVLRRIQLQPTSIEKEIFPVMAKEGQLYAMELQGFWMDIGQPKDFLTGMCLFLQSLRQKQPEQLCSGPGIVGNVLVDPSARIGENCSIGPNVSLGPGVVVEDGVCIRRCTVLRDAHIRSHSWLESCIVGWRCRVGQWVRMENVTVLGEDVIVNDELYLNGASVLPHKSIGESVPEPRIIM, from the exons ATGAAGGCACTGATTTTGGTGGGCGGCTATGGGACGCGCCTGCGGCCGCTGACACTAAGCATCCCGAAGCCGCTGGTGGACTTCTGCAATAAGCCCATCTTGCTGCACCAAGTGGAGGCGCTGGCCGCG GCCGGCGTGGACCACGTGATTCTGGCTGTGAGCTATATGTCTCAGGTGCTGGAGAAGGAAATGAAGGCGCAGGAGCAAAGG ctAGGAATCCGAATCTCTATGTCCCATGAAGAGGAGCCTTTAGGGACAG CTGGGCCCCTGGCACTGGCCCGTGACTTGCTCTCTGAGACTGCAGACCCTTTTTTCGTCCTCAACAGTGACGTGATCTGCGATTTCCCCTTTCAAGCCATGGTGCAGTTCCACCGACACCATGGCCAGGAGGGCTCAATTCTG CCCGTGAAATTTAGGACAACATGTGTATCAAGGCTCAGGAGCACTGGACTAGGCCTGAAGTCCCCCTGCACTCAGGTGACCAAAGTGGAGGAACCCTCTAAGTACGGTGTGGTGGTGTGTGAGGCGGACACAGGCCGCATTCACCGGTTCGTGGAGAAGCCGCAGGTGTTTGTGTCCAACAAGATCAACGCAGGCATGTACATCCTGAGCCCTGCAGTGCTACGGCGCATCCAG CTGCAGCCCACATCCATTGAGAAGGAGATCTTCCCTGTCATGGCCAAGGAGGGGCAGCTCTATGCCATGGAGTTGCAGG GCTTCTGGATGGACATTGGGCAGCCCAAGGATTTCCTCACTGGCATGTGCCTCTTCCTGCAGTCGCTGCGACAGAAGCAGCCTGAGCAACTGTGCTCAGGTCCTGGCATTGTGGGCAACGTGCTGGTG GACCCAAGTGCCCGTATTGGCGAAAACTGCAGCATTGGCCCCAACGTGAGTCTGGGTCCTGGTGTGGTGGTGGAGGATGGTGTGTGCATTCGGCGGTGCACGGTGCTGCGAGACGCCCACATTCGCTCCCACTCCTGGCTGGAGTCCTGCATTGTAGGCTGGCGCTGCCGCGTGGGCCAGTGG gtgCGCATGGAGAACGTGACAGTGCTGGGTGAGGACGTCATAGTTAACGACGAGCTCTACCTCAACGGGGCCAGTGTGCTGCCCCACAAGTCTATTGGTGAGTCGGTGCCGGAGCCCCGCATCATCATGTGA